The DNA segment tttttcataataaaataaacaagagaaattacttctctttttttttttaatacactcCGTCATCCAAACGGAACGTTAACACATGGCTTTGATGTCATAGGCATGTTAATAGGATTGGCTGTAAAGCCCCGTTAGGCGTAGGGAAGCTGTCATAAAAGGAGTGAAGTGTAGTTAAACAAGTACACAATTCAAACCTTGAATTCATGTCCCCACTCATTGCTCTAAGGccagttggttttttttttttttgcctttattCAGGGCATAATCAGGGCACAAGAAACCTAATAGCTTATATTATACCCATctcaaaatatttatcaaactaATCTTTTTGCATTCATGTAAGCAtctacatgaatttttttttaagtgtgtaAAACCATCATTGGTGACTGTAGTTTTAAAAGTTTCagaaatatccttaaaaccataatttgtgactgtggttttacaattttccttaGAATCACAGTTAATAACTAACTAtggtttcaaaattatttttaatccatctatgttttaattgtattatgattttaatattattttaaaaatatttttttaccataatAACTATAAAACCacttttattaagaaataacctaaaatcataataattggcattaatttttatatgaaaatataaaattttaaaataatataaataatttatttagttattttaaaattttaaaaataatatgaaaaaataatcttctttgattcatatatgataaaattcataaaacaaataaatattttatttaccataaatatataaatttttataggaATGCAggcaaaattattttctcaaaattttaaggaaaatatgaaaaaataaagataatatatatatatatatatatatatatatatatatatatatatatatatatataattttaaattagtcgtaaagaaaaattttattaaggataatttgtaaataaaaataattttaaattgacaatggaaaattataagaaatttttcccactccaaaaagaattttaagaaatctggtacatcgttaagaaattttggtacatccataatttatactaaaattaaaaataaaaaaccaaagttttaaaatctcatatttttttagttgatgTATGGTTACATGAGTTCCccttaaaatatttgtaaaaccccacggttagtaactgtggttttaaaaaagaaaaaaaattgtaaaaccacattCTATGAcaatgatttttaaagatattttcaaaatttcttacaattttccattgtcggtttaaaattacttttttttacaaattacccttaataaattttttctttacgactgttttaaaattatatgtatattatctttattttttcatattttccttgaaattttttcatattatttttaaattttaaaataattaaataaattatttatattattttaaaattttaatattttcatataaaaattaatgttaataattatgattttaggttacTCCTTAATAACGATGgttttatgattattatgataaaaaaatattttaaaaataatattaaaatcataatactaTTAAAACATGGatgaactaaaaataattttgaaaccacagttagtaactgtgattctaaggaaaattgtaaaaccacaatCACAGACTGTGATTTTAAGGATATTTATGAAACTTTTAAAATCACAGTCACCGATGATGGTTTtacacacttaaaaaaaaaaatccatatagATGCTTACGTAAATGCAAAAAGATTAGTTGACAAATACTTTGAGATGGatactattattatcattttttttctaccaaTGGATTATTTTGGACTTAAACTCATGGATTGATGGAGCATGGAGGATACAGACCTTGTTTCATATGAATCAGACCCACTTGCCTGCCTACTATACCAATATTGAAGACGATGGAGAAAGAACAAGAACGACCTAAAAATTCAGGTGAAGCTTTCCCTTTTATtgatggaaaatgaaaggaCTTTTTGCAGAATCAAAGGCATTTGCCCATTGGGTCTTGTTAAACAGCTTGTTTGGAAACTGGCCTCTGGAAGAAAATGAAGGGGTGAGCTGACTGAGGAAGCAGGCAGTGATGAGTCAAATAAGTTAATGAGGGAGCTTTCCTGTTCTAATGCTCACAAAGAAGTTATTGTTCCGTTCGGTTCATGGGGTTGCCCATTCTTTCCGGATGTCAAAGGTGTAGTTGATCTCCAAGTAGCACTTGTTGTCATCGTCAAGAAACTGGACAGAAAGAAAAACCGAAGCCCCATTAGCAAAAACATAATCAAGACCAGAAAAAGTAGAGTTAGTGGTGGCCAATTCGACTCCATTGCTTGCATAGGAAGGTAGGTGATCTAGTCCTTTTCATACAGCTCGGATCCAGTTCTGGGGCTGAAACCGAACAAAACTAAGGGCTATGCCATGAGGTAAGGGCATCATAAAGAGTTATGCATGGTCCACATTTGCTACAAGGATGGCCAAATGAGACTATATTTGATTGACCGGGTGTGGGATCACATGTTGAGGACAGAACAGCAGATTGGGGAAGAAGAATTCGCGTTCATGAGAAGGTTCTTCAATGTTTCATATCTAACAAAAGGAAATGTCCCCTGAGGAACTTACCTTTGATCGCGCTGAATATGATCCTCTAGCGAAAAAGCCAGAAGGGGTGATTTCTTCAAGCATCTCATGTGTGTAAGGTTCAGCCTGTGGACTAAAGGTGCCAAACATCTCCTTTGAGCTGTCCACTGAAGAAAGATTTGTTCAAGAGTGAAATGTTCAAGTCTTTGGAGGTTTTAAATGTCAATATGAGCTAGGATGCAGATAGCTAAGCTTACCCTTCATACCGGTTTTCCAAACAGTGTTCGTATATCTGAGGCCAGATACAATGTTATTGCTCACTTGGAAGGAGAATTTCAATTTGTAATGACTACCTTCTTCCAAACTGAACCATAACCCCTTGGGTTTTCCATCTTCTGGGATAGGAAGAACAATGTCGGGTCTACCAGGAGAGATGATTGACAGACTAAGGATCCTGACTTCTGGTTCAAGAGTTTCTGcaaccaaattaaacaatatacaaaaatttactaagtagaaaagagaaaaacaaaagttgATGGTTCCTACTTAGCATTTCAGCAGGGAAAGAATGCAATGAACACTTTTCTAAATTCTAGGCACTGATAATCAACTGCATAAAAAGTAAGACCAGCTTTCTTTAAGAAGAAGTATGATGATAGGTTTTTCTTTCAGTATCGGCGTAAAAACTTCTGCCCAATTTCAACGGTAATCTTCTGCTCAAATCATGGATGGTTGAATGTTACATATTTTACTAATGgtataattttccatttttcaagCTCAATCTTCTgagaaaaaccaagaaaaaggaaacccCCAATAATAGTCTAAAATTGACATCCATAGCAGGCTAGCGGCAACCATAGACTCGAACTCTGTTTGGTGTTACAGAAAGGTTGATCCTGGAAATAGTATCAAGAATCCTCAATCTATGTATTGCTTACAGCAATTGAATTCTGGGTTGAAAtcaatccaaaattttcaaaattccagaAAATAATTCccctctttctttttcaaagaaaacagGTTGAAatattaactttaattataaTGCATCATGCAAATTCTTCTAAGAATATAGCTTAAGCCAAAGTTAGAATCAACACCATGGACCCACTTCTTTTCCTGCttgattttgagttttgaaCATGAAGATTAAAGACAGAAATCAGAAACCAACAAGGGAAAAGCAATACAATGAATCCATTTCTGAAAATAGACAATTACTAGTTTTGCCTAGTCAAGATGATCTTGGGCCCTTTAACTTGATTGGAAcacattgtaaaaataaatatccaaccaaaaaatttttaaaaaatttgcttGAAGATATGAAAATAAAGCTAAGATGCCCACATTTGGTACCTTCTGATGCATTATTGGAGGTAAAATAATAGGAATATATGAGTGAAAATAGGCAGGCATTTAAAATTTCTGCCCAGGAAAAAGCAATATTAGTATAAGGAAAATTACTGGAAGTGAACAATATCCTGCAACCCCATAATAATATAGATATAGAACTAATTTTTGGTCTTATTTGCTATTATTATTGCAGTTTGACCCTTTAACATGAAGCAAAGAAGATGAAATTAAAGGAACTCAAAAGCCAAATTGGATAAGTTCACAAAAGGCAGATAGAtagtaagaagaaaaatattaccTCCAACATTTTCCAAATCCACAGTCCCAAGAAGCTGTTCCTTCCACCTCCTCAGACTCTCATCATCCTTAACACACAAAATTGACCCAACAAAAGTGCATCATTACACTTCTACTTAAAccccaaccaaaaaaaaaaaaaaaggaaaaaaaaaatctaactatAGAACAGGAAACAGAtggattgatttattttttaaaaaagcttTTAGGGTTGGGTTGGGGAGCCAGCAAAAACAAACCTTGTCCTTCTCAAGCTGTTCTTTGAGGGTGAATTGAGGACccaactttatttttctttccacttcttcctcctcctcctcagcTGCATTCTGAGAAGACTCATCAACACCCACTTGATTTGCTGACATTGTTTCTGATGTTTTTGTTTCCAAAGCTCCACTCTTGTCTCCAGCCTCCATCTTTTCATCAAACCCCATGTTGTTCGAACTTCCCACAGCTCCAACAGCCATATACTCTACTCATCAACGGTCACAGAATGAAAACCCCAGAAGACCACTTCACCAAAATGACCAACTCATAGCTTTTGTTCCATGAAAACAAAACCCCACAcccacaaaacaaaaacaaagaaagactTGGTTCATGAAAAACAGAGAAAGTGGGACGACCGAGCcatggaaaaaagaagaagaacgaAATCGAAAAACAGGATTTATTTTGTGAAAGGACTTGGTGCGTGAAAGAAAGAATCTCAGAAAGGTAATAATTGTCAATGTCCTAAAAACCCAGGAAATAGGAAGAGACAGAGGGAGAGAGACCCACCAAAAAGTGAGAGACAAAGAGGGAACTGGGTTTGTCTTCTTGCCTTGTGTGTTGGGTTGTTGGGACTTGGGATAGATAAATGGGGGAGAGTTCAATCACAGGACGAGTGAAACGGCCAAGAGGTGATCcgataagagagagagagagaggagagagaacgTGAATGTCACTATCGCATTTGCATTCACGAAATCATCAGAATCCTAAAGCAGAACTAGGATTGTGGGGACTGCTTTAGAATTGGAAAAGGCCTTGGCCATAGGGATAATGCGTAGGTGGTCCGTGGTCCTCCTCATGCCCCCCATTCAATGCTCCTTTTTCAACCCTCTCTTCAACCTCATAAAATTCTATTGTATCTATTCACTTTTGAAGGCGTTTGATAAAAAATTGTGATATCACTGCATAAAATTTTGTATTGTTGAAAACAGAGTACATGCCAGTTCTCCCGCATTTCAATACTATCAGTTCATACTCATTGTAGTGCGAAATCGTAATATATAGTCAAATGCCAAAGGTTGGCCTGGCCGACGGACCACTTGTGAGCCACAATCTCACCCTGCTTAGGCTAAGTTTGTGCCCATATTGAATGATTAGGCCCAATCATCTTCGTTCATGATTGTCAAGAGAGATTGTACTAAATGTGAATAATATCGAAATTATAACTTATCATGAATAATATCGAGATTGGTTCTAGAGGTCATCTTTTGTGGAGGACCTTGCTCATTGGTGAGGTGATTTTTAGTATCTTCAAATCCTTTTTTTCCAAGTATGTTTGATATATTTGCTCAATTGTTATATGATTCGGAcataaagatgaaaaatgaatatatttatattatgtttggttcccataaaatattaagaaaataaaaaaaatttaagaaaaatgattttatcatatttagtttttttataaaaatacgaaagaaagttaaacataattaaaattattaaaaattttgtatatttttaaattatttaatctttatataaaagagttaaataaatataaaaaagtttgaaatagtatataaaaataatttatttattttaaatctattttttattttctttcactttctctttccttttacttttttcctctttattttctttattttatatttttcctcaaactttccgagaaccaaacatagcattagGATATTAATTAGGACCTGATCATCCCAAATCTTAAGgtcaaattctactaaaaatgttattgaaaaaaatattgatttaaagATTTGGTGAATCATCATTTAACAAAACTTATAGATACCTATTTCATAATCcccttctaaaaataaaaaataaaaaaagggttttATGGGCCTTGGTTGTGGGCCATTTTGAAGTCATATGGGCTCCAACCCACCTGCTAGGGTTTGGTGGGCTGAATTATGATTTGGAGAGCACACTTTTCAACCATACTCAAAATGCACCTTCTGCCTTACTTGCaactttttatgtttttttttttttttaagacaagtTGATgacttatattttaattttacatctgaaaacaaacaaaatgggCCTTTAAAACTCAAGCCCACCTTCAACTCCACcctagtttttaaataaaatcccAAATCCCTCCTGGCCCAAATACACCTCCCCAAAATGTGTtcatttcttcaaaattactTGCTCATTATTATCATCTATAAAAAAGAGCTATGATTAGTTGGTGGaaagtttgaggaaaaaaagggaaaaaatattgagaaaaaatggaaggacagaaaaactaaaaaaaaattaaaaaaatccataaaacatttattttggttaaaaaaaaatatttttcttcttgaaaaggaaaatctttaaacatttttttaaatattattttctcccttttatggtatatatatatatatatatatatatatatatatatatatatatataaatcatttttcttaactattttttctctttagtaATATTTTCTAAGGTGatgtttgcttttcttttttgcttaatcctaaatataacttaaaactaaataatatttaataatattaagtattcagttgttgtttttttatattttatctttattaagtattaagaaataaggaaatatcaaaagattatttttaacattaattaatattttgtattttttatttagtcaaataatttaataaataagtgataagttaacaaaaaaaagtaaaaaaaaaaattctaaagtctaaaaataagttactttcaataaaaagttaaaaaaaaaaaaaaaacaacccatAAGTAAAATTACCATGAAAAAAAGCAACAATAATTAGTACAACTTTTGGTgagaagaaaaaacataaagaatatgctttatgttAAATCTTCTttcatttggaaacattttcacaagccatgatCAAATGTAGTGAAAAAGCACTTTAAGACAAAGACTTAAAAAGAACAAATCAACCACCCAACTAAAATGGATCTTGTCCTTCTTGCCATAGATCATGTAGCCACATTTCTTAggtaaaagaaacaaataataatttagCTCAATCAATCCAATAGAGGCTTAATTTCAACCACTATTGATCATGTTACTTTctatctctttcatttttcccttCTCTCACATCAATATTCCCCAAATATTCAGCTGTTTCATATCACACTTTAGtgtaaaagttaaaaaaaaaaaattagtaagattcttggctaaaaaaaaaaaaaggtagtagCATTAGCTAATGCTAATTGCTACCACACCCTCTATTTGCTAATTGCTAGACCAACCATCTTGTTTCCCTCCACTTGGATCATTGTGTTACCAAATAGTGaccaattttttaattctttatggGGCAATTTTGTGTTGATGTTTAGTTAATGTTTGGTTATTTAAAgttgatgaaaagaaaattaaaaaaaaataatattgtttataaaaagatttataaaaaatgaaagaacgaaaattgatatataaaaaaaatacttatttgtgtcaaagaatttttgtttatttttatgtaaattaaTCACTTTTTGTAAGATCTAATTATCATCTCCTATATAAGTTTAAGGAAGCGTAGTGATatccataaaataaaagatccaaataattaaaatatgtatagTGAGATTTTTGTCATTGAATGATGatataaacaaattatattaaggtgaaagaatataaataaatgaaattaatgtaTAAATAATGAGACTTGAAAATATATACATGACATCACCCGATTGATGGTAACTTTTGGAtaggtacaaaaaaaaaaagagtgcaTTTTTGTATTGTAGTagacctaatttttattatatatagatTATAAATTAAGATAAGCATGTAGTTTAAGATTtggttaaaaatgataaaattaataattaaatttaatgtaaaaaaaagtctaatttttttcaaagaagttAAAATATGTTTCCTTATTGATTTTTTACTTTCCAACTTTATTGGATTTCTTATTCCATTCTAAGTAGGGTTTTGTGAATAGTAAAGCcaaagaaattagagaaaagcCTGTTTTCACAcaatcatttgaaaaaattcATAGATATGAACTCAAGtttataaaatccaaatttcatatatctatctaaaaataattaagattttgtGCATTTTTCTATCAAATATACTACATTTGATCATTcaagtttttccttttaatgatttattttgatCATCAAAAGTGCTATCTCTAATCCATGAGTGcgagaattttaaattatttttaaagatttcttattttatgttatgttttttcaaatgaatgcGTGGAAACatactttttcaaaataaataaattgttttgtCATCTCTATACTCTAAAAAATCTTTTGACTTGAAAACTTGAAAGTCCTATTAGTAGAAAGCTAGTGGTGGATGCGACAATAAAGTATAAATACTAGCCATAATAAGTTTGTTGGGAGAAGGTTGTAGGTTACGTAAATTTATATACTTTTCGTATTTAATGGATTTGTTTTGCATTGATGGGGATATATGAAAGATTTTGGtaatttctatatatatcttgTGTTTCGATTATTGTgattagaattttatatttttgaacaTTAATATTAAACAAGTTGATTGTAATAATAATGCATAAAATCATATTTAGGGTTAATATATAATTTCATATTCTTGGATTTccccaaaattaaattaataaattagaaaatctGAAACTCGAGCTTTGGACCATATAATTGGACAACCTATTCACTTCTCTCCAGTAGTTTCCATGGATTAAGAATGTACTTTCACACACACTCTTGagcttaagaaaaaaaacttactaGATAAAATGAAATATCTCGACTCTGAATGTAAAGTATCCTTGAAAAGGGCGATgctattcttttaaaattttaagattgaaAAAGTACTTACCTTATAAGTTAGAAGGAAGAAATACGTCCAAGTATtaaattgttaaataatttaataaatatgtgtAAGTCTTCCAATGATAAGAGAGACTTAGGATATCTTGATGGATCCATCACTCCCACCAGTAGAAAAATAACTATATTAAGGCTAAAAAGATAATTTCAATTGTGCAAACACTTGTTAAGTTTTTGTCACCATCACGTATACATGTTCATTTTGTCATTGTAATGATCATTCTAGTGATAGGTGCCACATTAGGAAGTTTGAAAAGTTTCATAGGCAAATTATCAAGTTTTTTATTATGTCAAAAGCATTAAGTGAAAGAATCCTATttaatggggaaaaaaaaaatcaccggGTTTCTAAAGCTTCAACCCAAGTTAAGCTTATGTTGAATATTCACGATGcttatattgatattttaaattcattttctaaaattatcaaGATTAAACAAGTTTATATTAGAAAAGATTATACGAGGGAACTATACTCAAGTTGATTGAGAAATAATTTAAGTAGACGCTAAAATGAATCATAGTAGTTAAACAATAAGTCAATTGCTTTAAAAATGGTGATACTAGTTTGATTTTATGACAATTTTTAGTATTAAAGGGACAAAATATCCACTTTATTCTTCATGTTGAAAtcatatctaaaaattatttaaataacaaatttaggGATAGTTCGACATGTTATAGTTAAATGACCAACAATATATTGTGTTAGACAAAAATACGAGGGAAGTATACTTAAATTGATTGAGAAATAGTTTAACTAAGAACTTGACATTATCTAATGGATAACTTGGGATACTAATATGAATCATATTAATTATAGTACATCATTGACACTAGTTTGATTTTATAATTGTGATGTCCTACATCGGATATGGGATAAAGTTTATAATGctaataaatatgatttttttttaatcttgtgaatacattttaaaattatgagatttaaaatgttaaataatttaataaatatgtgtAAGTCTTCCGATGATAAGAGAGACTTAGGATATCTTGATGGATCCATCACTCCCACTAGTAGAAAAATAACTACACTAAGGCTAAAAAGATAATTTCAATTGTGCAAACACTCGTTAATGTCACATATACGTGTTCATTTTGTCATTGTAATAATCATTCTAGTGATAGGTGCCACATTAGGAAGTTTGAAAAGTTTCATAGGCAAATtatcaagtttttttattatgccAAATGCATTGAGTGAAAGAATCCTAtttaatgggaaaaaaaaaaaatcaccggGTTTCTAAAGCTTCAACCCAAGGTAAGCTTATGTTGAATATTCATGATCcttatattgatattttaaattcattttctaaaattattaagattagacaagtttatattaaaaaagattATACAAGAGAACTATACTCAAGTTGATTGAGAAATAATTTAAGTAAACGCTAAAATGAATTATAGTAGTTAGACAGTAAGTCAATTGCTTTAAAAATGGTGACACTAGTTTGATTTTATGACAATTTTTAGTATTAAAGGGACAAAATATCCATTTTATTCTTCATGTTGAAAtcatatctaaaaattatttaaatagaaaatttaggGAATAGTTCAACATGTTATACTTAAATGACCAACAATATATCATGTTAGACAAAATATACGGGGGAACTATACTTAAATTAATTGAGAAATAGTTTAACTAAAAAGTTGACATTATCTAATGGATGACTTGGGATACTAATATGAATCATATTAATCACTTAGTACATCGGTGACACTAGTTTGATTTTATGATTGTGATGTCCTATAACGGATATAAGATAAAGTTCATAATactaataaatatgaaatttttttaatcttgtaaatacattttaaaattatgaaaatctcGTTTATACTTAAaatgaacaatatctacatattGATATGGGCagtgtattttatttatttattggattatagattattttaaatggatttatttttatagttgaaattaattacaaaatgaatgaattaattacaaattgTACTATCTAGGTGGACAGTTAGGTGGATgagttttcatttaaaatataaaattttttgtttatgctTTCAACTTTTATTAACggtaataaatatattttcaaattttaattttgatccttgttttttaaaaaataaaaaataaaaaacacccACCAACAATCGTCTGTAGCGGTGGTGCACTGTTAGAAAAGAAGAACGAGGCAACGGGGGGTCGATGTTCCACTTCCACAATGCTTCAAATTCTCGAAATGGGTCAACAAATTCATCATCAATTGAGTGGCCCCACTTATTCCAATCCGAAGGCCAAGTCACGTCCGAATAATCGAGTCCCGACAACCT comes from the Vitis vinifera cultivar Pinot Noir 40024 chromosome 12, ASM3070453v1 genome and includes:
- the LOC100244819 gene encoding rho GDP-dissociation inhibitor 1 isoform X2; the encoded protein is MAVGAVGSSNNMGFDEKMEAGDKSGALETKTSETMSANQVGVDESSQNAAEEEEEEVERKIKLGPQFTLKEQLEKDKDDESLRRWKEQLLGTVDLENVGETLEPEVRILSLSIISPGRPDIVLPIPEDGKPKGLWFSLEEGSHYKLKFSFQVSNNIVSGLRYTNTVWKTVDSSKEMFGTFSPQAEPYTHEMLEEITPSGFFARGSYSARSKFLDDDNKCYLEINYTFDIRKEWATP
- the LOC100244819 gene encoding rho GDP-dissociation inhibitor 1 isoform X1 codes for the protein MAVGAVGSSNNMGFDEKMEAGDKSGALETKTSETMSANQVGVDESSQNAAEEEEEEVERKIKLGPQFTLKEQLEKDKDDESLRRWKEQLLGTVDLENVGETLEPEVRILSLSIISPGRPDIVLPIPEDGKPKGLWFSLEEGSHYKLKFSFQVSNNIVSGLRYTNTVWKTGMKVDSSKEMFGTFSPQAEPYTHEMLEEITPSGFFARGSYSARSKFLDDDNKCYLEINYTFDIRKEWATP